The following proteins are co-located in the Chloroflexota bacterium genome:
- a CDS encoding DUF4126 domain-containing protein: protein MLSIISHILTAFGLSSASGLNAYIPLLIVALAARFTGLVQLNPPFDILANEWVIVALVILLAIEVVVDKIPAADSLNDAIQTFVRPAAGALMFAASTNAINLHPVIAVILGLVLAFGVHAAKATARPVVTASTGGLGNAFVSVGEDIVSTGVTLIALIVPAIIGILLVFVIVFFAWRMMSRKRAASA from the coding sequence ATGCTTTCGATTATTTCACACATTCTGACGGCATTCGGATTGTCGTCCGCGTCTGGCTTGAACGCCTACATCCCACTGCTCATCGTCGCGCTTGCCGCGCGCTTTACCGGACTCGTCCAGTTGAATCCCCCATTCGATATTCTCGCGAACGAGTGGGTGATCGTCGCGCTCGTGATTCTGCTCGCGATTGAAGTCGTCGTGGATAAGATTCCTGCCGCCGATTCGCTGAACGACGCGATTCAAACGTTCGTCCGCCCTGCCGCGGGCGCGCTGATGTTCGCGGCAAGCACGAACGCAATCAACCTGCATCCGGTCATCGCCGTGATTCTTGGGTTGGTCCTCGCTTTCGGCGTGCACGCGGCAAAAGCGACCGCGCGTCCTGTCGTCACTGCGAGCACCGGCGGTTTGGGCAACGCGTTCGTCAGCGTCGGCGAAGATATCGTTTCGACCGGCGTGACACTCATCGCGTTGATTGTGCCGGCGATAATTGGAATTTTGCTCGTGTTCGTCATCGTATTTTTCGCGTGGCGCATGATGTCGCGCAAGCGCGCGGCTAGCGCGTAG